The Arthrobacter russicus genome has a segment encoding these proteins:
- a CDS encoding cytochrome c oxidase assembly protein → MNALPNDRTGLPRPKIRPHPALPAGVAGALVLLALLLPLLQGEEFYASLNRGYPGVFTAVATSVLRTVAWLGAVATLAQLGLLCFFGGPGYAAGDSGRAAARRAAGFAVVWGLSSLLLIGFIAADNNGVPLNWVVSSSFMVFLDTTQAAQAWVFAALCAAVIVPALLLWQTWVSRFVSLVLLCSAVLLTVLVGQVSVGADHDFASDAAGFAVPAALLWLSSLLGVYWFLAAGGKLSAQGFRRFHVMSWICAGVALVGYAAVAYQGLAGNAPTDSSYGTIFLVALLAAAGSALLAWSNARQFNRAMAEQAKVPAGYRWRLTALLGLGAVFLGALLALQRTIPPRYLLVQSTQENFLGFSIDGARSFIGWLLPGRANVLFSSIAIIAVLLYLLGVRTLRNRGDVWSKGRTISWLLGWLAVYYFTSSVWAERSPGSFGLHMMGHMGLNMLAPVLLVLGGPVTLALRALRPAKPGAPSGPREWINALMHSKISLFLTNPLLVFAIFVGSYYALYFSPLFELGMRYHWAHQAMNLHFIISGYLFYWIVIGIDRAPRPMPYIGKLGFTLAAMPFHAFFAVAVMSSTTIIGENFYRSLQPDWNTDFKADQYLGGGVAWAAGELPLIVVVIALLTQWSRSDQREAKRKDRRGDQGLDDSLDNYNDMLAALSDRNRPQPEQPNRDAARQGEQ, encoded by the coding sequence GCCGGCGCACTGGTCCTGCTCGCCTTGCTCCTTCCGCTGTTGCAGGGCGAGGAGTTCTACGCTTCGTTGAACCGCGGCTATCCAGGCGTATTCACCGCCGTGGCAACCTCGGTGTTGCGGACCGTCGCGTGGCTCGGCGCGGTGGCCACGCTCGCCCAGCTGGGACTGCTCTGCTTCTTCGGCGGTCCGGGCTATGCCGCTGGGGATTCCGGCCGGGCGGCGGCCCGGCGTGCCGCCGGCTTCGCCGTGGTCTGGGGCTTGAGCAGTCTGCTGCTCATCGGTTTCATCGCCGCGGACAACAACGGAGTCCCGCTCAACTGGGTGGTCTCCAGCAGTTTCATGGTCTTCCTGGACACCACCCAGGCAGCCCAGGCTTGGGTGTTCGCCGCACTATGCGCAGCGGTGATCGTCCCGGCCCTGTTGTTGTGGCAGACCTGGGTCAGCCGGTTCGTCTCGCTCGTGCTGCTCTGCTCGGCGGTCTTGCTCACCGTGCTGGTCGGCCAGGTTTCGGTCGGTGCCGACCATGATTTCGCCTCCGATGCGGCCGGCTTCGCCGTGCCGGCGGCGCTGCTCTGGCTCAGCAGCCTGCTCGGTGTGTACTGGTTCTTGGCCGCTGGTGGAAAGCTCAGCGCACAGGGGTTCCGGCGGTTCCACGTCATGTCCTGGATCTGCGCCGGGGTCGCGCTCGTGGGCTACGCCGCCGTGGCCTACCAAGGCCTGGCCGGAAATGCCCCCACCGATTCCAGCTACGGAACGATTTTCCTGGTCGCGCTGCTCGCCGCCGCCGGCTCGGCGTTGCTGGCCTGGTCCAATGCCCGGCAGTTCAACCGAGCCATGGCCGAGCAGGCCAAGGTCCCGGCCGGCTATCGCTGGCGGCTGACCGCGCTGCTGGGCTTGGGCGCGGTCTTCCTCGGCGCGTTGCTCGCCCTGCAACGGACGATCCCGCCGCGCTACCTGCTGGTGCAGAGCACCCAGGAGAACTTCCTCGGTTTTTCCATCGACGGAGCCCGCAGCTTCATCGGCTGGTTGTTGCCCGGCCGCGCCAACGTGCTGTTCAGCAGCATTGCGATCATCGCGGTGCTGCTCTACTTGCTGGGCGTGCGCACCCTGCGCAACCGCGGCGATGTCTGGAGCAAGGGCCGGACCATCAGCTGGCTGCTCGGTTGGCTCGCGGTCTACTATTTCACCTCGTCGGTCTGGGCGGAACGCTCGCCTGGATCTTTCGGGCTGCACATGATGGGGCACATGGGACTGAACATGCTGGCCCCGGTGCTCCTGGTGCTCGGCGGTCCGGTCACCTTGGCACTGCGCGCCTTGCGCCCGGCCAAGCCCGGTGCGCCCAGCGGTCCGCGGGAATGGATCAATGCCCTGATGCATTCGAAGATCTCGCTCTTCCTGACCAATCCGCTCCTGGTCTTCGCGATCTTCGTCGGCTCCTATTACGCGCTGTATTTCTCGCCGCTGTTCGAACTCGGCATGCGCTACCACTGGGCGCACCAGGCGATGAACCTGCACTTCATCATTTCCGGCTACCTCTTCTACTGGATCGTGATCGGCATCGACCGCGCGCCCCGCCCGATGCCCTACATCGGCAAACTGGGTTTCACCCTCGCCGCAATGCCGTTCCACGCCTTCTTCGCGGTCGCGGTGATGTCTTCGACCACGATCATCGGGGAAAACTTCTACCGTTCCCTGCAACCGGATTGGAACACCGATTTCAAGGCCGACCAATACCTGGGCGGCGGAGTGGCCTGGGCAGCCGGCGAATTGCCGCTGATCGTGGTCGTGATCGCCTTGCTCACCCAATGGTCCAGATCCGATCAGCGCGAGGCCAAACGCAAGGACCGGCGGGGTGATCAGGGATTGGACGACAGCCTGGACAACTACAACGACATGCTGGCGGCGCTTTCCGACCGCAACCGGCCGCAACCCGAGCAGCCGAATCGCGACGCCGCCCGGCAAGGAGAGCAGTGA